One window of the Streptococcus parasanguinis ATCC 15912 genome contains the following:
- a CDS encoding DUF443 domain-containing protein, whose translation MLEYKETSIFCHQLVEYNGKKFLLDASTMKPKLYYWGWPTEAITVEMMEVDKKDEIPGTPINKLNGRQQLS comes from the coding sequence ATGTTAGAATATAAAGAAACAAGTATTTTCTGTCACCAACTGGTAGAGTACAATGGTAAAAAATTTCTGTTAGATGCTAGTACCATGAAGCCTAAGCTCTATTATTGGGGGTGGCCGACGGAAGCTATCACTGTTGAGATGATGGAAGTAGATAAAAAAGATGAAATTCCTGGCACACCCATCAATAAATTAAATGGGCGACAGCAGCTATCATAG
- the tsaD gene encoding tRNA (adenosine(37)-N6)-threonylcarbamoyltransferase complex transferase subunit TsaD, with translation MKDRYILAFETSCDETSVAVLKNDDQLLSNVIASQIESHKRFGGVVPEVASRHHVEVITACIEEALEEAGITEVDVTAVAVTYGPGLVGALLVGLAAAKAFAWAHGLPLIPVNHMAGHLMAAQSVEPLEFPLLALLVSGGHTELVYVSEAGDYKIVGETRDDAVGEAYDKVGRVMGLTYPAGREIDQLAHQGADIYDFPRAMIKEDNLEFSFSGLKSAFINLHHNAQQKGESLSNADLSASFQAAVLDILMAKTKKALEKYPVKTLVVAGGVAANQGLRERLASEITDVKVIIPPLRLCGDNAGMIAYASVSEWNKENFAGWDLNAKPSLAFEGIE, from the coding sequence ATGAAAGATAGATATATTTTGGCTTTTGAGACATCTTGTGATGAGACCAGTGTGGCTGTCTTGAAAAATGACGACCAACTCTTGTCCAATGTCATTGCCAGTCAAATCGAAAGTCACAAGCGTTTTGGTGGGGTGGTGCCTGAGGTAGCCTCTCGTCACCATGTGGAAGTCATCACCGCTTGTATTGAAGAAGCCCTGGAAGAAGCTGGCATCACAGAAGTCGATGTCACAGCTGTAGCTGTCACCTACGGTCCAGGCCTGGTTGGAGCTCTCTTGGTCGGCCTAGCAGCAGCCAAGGCCTTTGCCTGGGCGCATGGACTTCCTTTGATTCCTGTCAATCATATGGCAGGGCACTTGATGGCCGCTCAAAGCGTCGAGCCCTTAGAATTTCCACTTTTGGCCTTGCTGGTGAGTGGAGGACATACAGAACTAGTCTACGTCAGTGAAGCGGGTGATTATAAGATCGTCGGAGAGACCCGTGATGATGCTGTCGGAGAGGCTTATGACAAGGTCGGGCGCGTGATGGGCTTGACCTATCCAGCAGGACGTGAAATTGATCAACTAGCCCACCAAGGGGCTGATATCTACGATTTCCCACGGGCCATGATCAAGGAAGACAATCTGGAATTCTCTTTTTCAGGGCTCAAATCGGCCTTTATCAATCTGCACCATAATGCGCAGCAAAAAGGAGAAAGCCTCTCCAATGCAGACCTGTCAGCGAGTTTCCAAGCAGCCGTATTAGACATTCTCATGGCCAAGACCAAGAAGGCTTTGGAGAAATATCCAGTCAAAACCCTAGTCGTTGCTGGTGGGGTCGCAGCCAACCAAGGCCTTCGTGAACGCTTGGCTTCTGAGATCACCGATGTCAAGGTCATCATTCCGCCTCTGCGCCTCTGCGGGGATAATGCAGGGATGATCGCCTATGCCAGCGTCAGCGAATGGAACAAAGAAAACTTCGCAGGCTGGGACCTCAACGCCAAACCAAGCCTAGCCTTTGAAGGAATTGAATAA
- a CDS encoding DUF443 domain-containing protein gives MKWATAAIIVQPFVGAVYSLLKNRFSEYAISQQIFLKIVLFVVAMLISFVLFRFSIEKARKKVKNLFPTARKRYRVTFKPIPERKQIFDAHLLNLVLLACLAMYLFTNNGTEGIFLVIGGILMAFLLTFEFGKVPVLLGAKTGNLRLDSVEEIVIEKSN, from the coding sequence ATTAAATGGGCGACAGCAGCTATCATAGTCCAGCCATTTGTTGGAGCGGTTTATAGTCTCTTAAAAAATCGATTCAGTGAGTACGCCATTAGTCAGCAAATTTTTCTAAAGATAGTCTTATTTGTGGTTGCCATGCTTATATCTTTTGTGCTCTTTCGATTTTCTATAGAAAAGGCTCGTAAAAAGGTTAAGAATCTATTTCCTACAGCTAGGAAGAGATACAGGGTGACTTTCAAGCCGATACCAGAAAGAAAGCAAATTTTTGATGCCCATCTATTAAATCTTGTCTTACTGGCCTGTTTAGCCATGTATTTATTCACCAACAATGGAACAGAAGGGATCTTTTTAGTGATAGGTGGTATTCTTATGGCTTTTCTATTGACCTTCGAATTTGGTAAAGTTCCAGTTCTTTTAGGAGCGAAAACAGGGAATTTAAGGCTTGATAGTGTAGAAGAGATAGTTATCGAAAAAAGTAACTAG
- the rimI gene encoding ribosomal protein S18-alanine N-acetyltransferase, translating into MMKGTIRKGSSQDAAAILAVLEDVYEASPWKLEQIQADLEQESIFYFLAVDEGQVLGFVAIQETLYEAEVLQIAVKRAFQGQGLAQQLLAQLPDQKEIFLEVRVSNQPAQGLYKKMHFEEIARRKNYYHDPIEDAVIMKRNPNER; encoded by the coding sequence ATGATGAAAGGAACAATCAGGAAAGGGAGTAGCCAAGATGCGGCTGCTATTCTCGCTGTGCTGGAAGATGTCTATGAAGCTAGTCCCTGGAAGTTGGAGCAGATCCAAGCTGATTTAGAGCAGGAATCGATTTTCTATTTCCTAGCTGTGGATGAAGGACAAGTCCTTGGGTTTGTTGCCATTCAAGAGACTCTTTATGAAGCAGAGGTCTTACAGATTGCGGTCAAGCGCGCCTTTCAAGGCCAAGGCCTAGCTCAGCAGTTACTCGCGCAGTTGCCAGACCAAAAAGAGATTTTCTTAGAAGTGCGCGTGTCCAATCAACCGGCCCAAGGCCTATACAAAAAAATGCATTTTGAAGAAATTGCACGGAGGAAAAACTACTATCACGATCCCATAGAGGATGCTGTGATCATGAAGAGGAACCCAAATGAAAGATAG
- a CDS encoding AzlC family ABC transporter permease: MEKDFWQGVRDALPTALGYISIGLACGVVASPYLSPLEMALMSVLVYAGAAQFAMISLIAAHSSILNMALTVCLINLRNMLMSLHTSSDFKYASLAHTIGIGSLLTDESYGVYLSEKLKTDTITVPWMHGNNLVGYVAWISATVIGTALGSLLPDPKAFGLDFALVAMFIGIFAAQFQGMQLTEKTKTMLMVLLAVAVSFFLLLFFVSQPLAVLAATLIGCFVGVVCDARE; this comes from the coding sequence GTGGAAAAAGATTTTTGGCAGGGGGTGAGGGACGCGCTACCGACGGCTTTGGGCTATATCAGTATTGGCCTGGCTTGCGGTGTGGTGGCGTCTCCCTATCTTTCTCCTTTGGAGATGGCCTTGATGAGTGTCTTGGTCTATGCTGGGGCGGCCCAGTTTGCGATGATCTCTCTGATTGCGGCCCATTCTTCGATCTTGAATATGGCCTTGACGGTGTGTTTGATCAATCTCCGTAATATGTTGATGAGTCTGCATACGTCGTCTGACTTTAAGTATGCTAGTCTTGCTCATACCATTGGGATTGGTAGTCTCCTGACCGATGAGAGCTATGGGGTCTACTTGAGTGAGAAGTTAAAGACGGACACCATTACAGTTCCTTGGATGCATGGGAACAATCTAGTAGGCTATGTGGCTTGGATCAGTGCGACGGTTATCGGAACAGCTCTGGGATCTCTCCTACCTGATCCAAAGGCTTTTGGGCTTGATTTTGCCTTAGTGGCTATGTTTATTGGGATTTTTGCAGCCCAGTTTCAAGGAATGCAACTGACAGAAAAGACCAAGACCATGCTCATGGTGCTGTTAGCAGTAGCAGTGAGTTTCTTTCTCTTACTCTTTTTTGTTTCGCAACCGCTAGCTGTGCTAGCTGCGACCTTGATCGGCTGTTTTGTGGGGGTGGTCTGTGATGCGCGTGAATAG
- the tsaB gene encoding tRNA (adenosine(37)-N6)-threonylcarbamoyltransferase complex dimerization subunit type 1 TsaB has product MKLLAFDTSSKALSVAILEDETLLAETTLTIKKNHSITLMPVIDFLMQQIDLTPKDLDRIVVAEGPGSYTGLRIAVATAKTLAHTLGIDLVGVSSLLALVPDDLEGLVVTVMDARRNNVYAGFYQNDQLVAPEGHFPLEEVIDRAATSEQVTFVGEVTAFKEQIASSLPSATYYETLPDAVKIGRLGLKQAPASLHDFVPHYLKRVEAEENWLKDHTETTTSYIKRL; this is encoded by the coding sequence ATGAAATTATTAGCATTTGATACCTCGAGTAAGGCTCTTTCTGTAGCGATTTTAGAAGATGAGACTCTACTTGCAGAAACAACATTAACCATTAAAAAGAATCATAGTATTACCTTGATGCCGGTCATCGATTTTTTGATGCAACAAATTGACTTGACACCCAAGGACTTGGATCGCATTGTGGTGGCAGAAGGTCCTGGGAGCTACACTGGGCTGCGCATTGCAGTCGCAACCGCAAAGACCTTGGCTCATACCTTAGGGATTGACTTGGTCGGGGTTTCGAGCCTCTTAGCCTTAGTGCCAGATGATCTAGAAGGTTTGGTAGTGACCGTCATGGATGCCCGTCGGAACAACGTTTATGCGGGTTTTTACCAAAATGATCAGCTGGTTGCACCAGAAGGGCATTTTCCACTTGAGGAAGTTATAGACCGTGCAGCGACGAGTGAGCAGGTCACCTTTGTCGGAGAAGTCACGGCCTTTAAGGAGCAGATCGCCTCTAGTCTGCCAAGTGCTACTTACTATGAAACCTTGCCAGATGCAGTGAAAATCGGACGTCTCGGTCTCAAACAAGCGCCTGCCAGCCTCCATGATTTTGTCCCTCATTATCTCAAACGGGTCGAAGCAGAGGAAAATTGGCTCAAAGACCACACAGAAACAACGACCTCTTACATCAAGCGCCTATGA
- a CDS encoding DNA-directed RNA polymerase subunit epsilon yields the protein MIYKVFYQETKDRNPRRETTHALYLDIDAPNEREGRIQARQLVEANTDFNIEFITPLSEQHLAYEKESGAFELTEY from the coding sequence ATGATTTACAAAGTTTTTTATCAGGAAACAAAAGACCGCAACCCTCGTCGTGAAACCACGCATGCACTTTATCTCGATATTGATGCACCAAATGAACGCGAAGGACGCATCCAAGCTCGTCAATTGGTTGAAGCAAACACAGATTTCAACATTGAATTTATCACACCACTTTCTGAGCAACACCTTGCTTACGAGAAAGAGTCAGGTGCTTTTGAACTAACGGAGTATTAA